Proteins from a genomic interval of Phlebotomus papatasi isolate M1 chromosome 3, Ppap_2.1, whole genome shotgun sequence:
- the LOC129808173 gene encoding pancreatic triacylglycerol lipase, which translates to MILPNNTGGFMLQTMLYLANQRPNESNFHELYNLPPGMDPADINDIKCYGVYGCFPITPPWTVETRPVSLYPESPSKISPHYPVFNKNRRDLPKFIDINDPDQIKSVGIDPRGNIYFVAHGYLESGDRPWIQSMVNALLDEDLYGTASVVVVDWGGGSSPPYTQAVANIRLVGAITAHIIHLIHEELNLPNLDKVHMIGHSLGSHLSGYAGFTLQRDFNLTLGRITGMDPAEPLFSQVDPIVRLDRTDAKYVDIIHSDARPFTSGGLGMSEVIGHLDFFPNGGFNNPGCSEDMSTYIEQERGSFFWGVQQFVSCDHLRSYQFFTESISPKCPFIAISCDSYESFKAGNCFKCDRDGHKCFQFGFHSYKSYRRAIESGSIRESSSIKAYLITDAQKPYCRTHYKVKIKISSSEESVVHGGEIGMMSIIIRSHHNTETEKMPFSAEPTYYEPGHKYVSVLPGKDVGIPKYAIVNWEYKTNPLNPLTWRLIASPRVYIEYIIVESLEHKSNLRLCPMFNTPVVADTPNIFRHDYC; encoded by the exons atgatcCTGCCAAACAACACGGGCGGCTTTATGCTGCAAACGATGCTCTACTTGGCAAATCAGCGGCCAAATGAGAGCAATTTCCACGAACTGTACAACCTTCCTCCAGGAATGGATCCAGCAG ATATAAATGATATTAAATGCTATGGCGTGTACGGATGTTTTCCAATTACACCTCCATGGACTGTAGAGACCCGACCTGTAAGCCTCTATCCTGAAAGCCCTTCTAAGATCAGCCCACACTATCCAGTGTTCAATAAAAACAGGAGAGATCTGCCAAAGTTCATCGACATCAATGATCCTGACCAAATAAAGTCGGTGGGAATCGATCCGAGAGGGAATATTTATTTTGTGGCTCATGGATACTTGGAATCTGGAGACAGACCTTGG ATCCAAAGCATGGTGAATGCTCTTTTGGATGAAGATCTCTATGGGACAGCGAGTGTTGTGGTGGTGGATTGGGGCGGTGGCTCAAGTCCCCCTTACACTCAAGCTGTGGCCAATATACGCCTCGTAGGGGCCATAACAGCACATATAATTCACTTAATTCAT GAGGAGCTGAATCTTCCCAATTTGGATAAGGTTCACATGATCGGGCATTCTCTGGGGTCTCATCTTTCAGGCTACGCTGGATTTACCTTGCAGCGTGATTTTAACCTTACCTTGGGCAGAATTACAGGAATGGATCCGGCTGAACCTCTTTTCTCCCAAGTGGATCCCATTGTCCGGCTTGATCGTACGGATGCCAAATACGTGGACATTATACATTCGGATGCCAGACCATTCACTAGCGGAGGCCTTGGAATGTCCGAGGTGATTGGGCATTTGGATTTCTTTCCCAATGGAGGTTTTAACAATCCAGGATGCAGCGAAGACATGTCCACGTACATCGAGCAAGAAAGAGGATCATTCTTTTGGGGTGTCCAACAGTTTGTCAGTTGCGACCACTTAAGAAGCTACCAGTTTTTCACTGAGAGCATCTCTCCAAAATGTCCCTTCATTGCCATTAGCTGTGATAGCTACGAG AGTTTCAAAGCTGGCAACTGCTTCAAGTGCGATCGTGATGGTCACAAATGCTTCCAATTTGGATTCCACAGCTACAAAAGCTACAGACGAGCCATCGAGAGTGGCAGTATCAGAGAGAGTAGCTCCATAAAAGCATATCTCATAACAGATGCCCAGAAACCTTATTGTC GCACGCACTACAAGGTAAAGATAAAAATTTCCAGCTCGGAGGAGAGTGTTGTACATGGTGGAGAAATTGGCATGATGTCCATCATTATTCGATCTCACCACAACACCGAGACGGAGAAGATGCCTTTTTCAGCTGAGCCGACGTACTATGAGCCTGGTCATAAGTACGTGTCAGTGCTGCCGGGGAAGGATGTTGGGATACCCAAGTATGCCATCGTCAATTGGGAATACAAGACAAATCCCCTGAATCCTCTCACGTGGCGTCTCATTGCGAGTCCTCGTGTTTACATTGAGTACATTATTGTTGAATCTCTGGAGCACAAATCAAA CCTCCGCCTCTGTCCAATGTTCAATACGCCAGTTGTTGCCGATACACCAAATATCTTCCGACACGATTATTGCTGA